Part of the Permianibacter fluminis genome, TTCGGCGGCGGCGCTGGTGAACAGTACCCGATCGCGAATTTGCAGTTCGGTGTAATCATCATGGGCCTTGATGGCGATTTGATCCCCCCAATTCTGTTCAGCCAACAACCGGGTCAGGGATTCCGGCAGGCTTTCCGATGAGCTGGTTGGCCGCGTTGCCGGCAACACGGCGATGGCGGCATCGGTGGCGGGCGCAGTCAGCGCGCTGATTTGTTCAGTAAGCGCGCTGACGGATTGCTGGCTTTGTTGCAGCTCCTTTTTCTGCTGCTGGTTCTCGGCGACTTGCTGTTCCAGTTTCAGTTGCGCCAATACGGTCAGCACGATGAACAGCGTGGCGATCAGCGCGAACACATCCAGATAGGACAGCACCCAGTTTTCTTCCGGCTCTTCGCTGTGCTCGATGGCATAGAGCTGGTGCAGGGCGGAGAGGTGGGCGAATTTATGACCATCGTTCATGTTGGTGTGCTCATTTCGAAATCAATTCGGGCTGGGCGTGCAAAACAAACGTTCAGCTCACTGATGTCGGTTAAGGCGGGTGATTCGACACGGAAATCACCCCCTTCCGGCCTCCCCCTTCGCAGGGGGCGTCAGTGTTAAATCAAAGCGCCCGCTTGTCGGGTGCGAACGCGGTTGGCGGGAGCCTCATTGAAATCCGGTTCGTCAGCTTCCAGCGGCGGTGCATCGAGTTCGTTGTCGTAGTGATAGATAAACGATTGCAAAGTTTCGCGCAGCACGGCCGGGCTGCGCCGTTGCGACAGCAGCGAAATGCCTTCCATCACCATGGTCATCAGCATCACCCTCTGTTCGGTGTGCCGCTCCAGTTTGATTGCGACCGGTTTGAACACCAGATTGGCGAGCAGCAAACCATAGAACGTGGTGATCAGGGCCAGCGCCATGTTGGCGCCGATCTCCATCAGATTGCGGTCAGCCATGATCTGCAGCATGTTGATAAGGCCCAGCAGCGTGCCGACCATGCCGAACGCTGGCGCGAATGCGGCCATCGAGCGAAAAATCTGCGCCTCGGCGCGCTCTTTGGCTTTTAGGCGGGCGATACGCCATTGCAGCAGCGTCATCACATCTTCCGGCGGGGCCTTGTCGAGCAGCAGTTGCACGCCGGTGCGCAGGAAGCCGTTGCGGCTGTGCTGCAAACGGTTTTCCACTTCGCGGGCATCGCCACGGTTCCAGTGCTTGGCCATTTCGACCAGTTCGTCGATGGCGCGCCCGGGCGCGAGTTTTTCTTCGTGCATGGCCCGACGCAGCGACAGCAGCACGCGGCGCACTTCCGCCATTGGGTAGGAAACCAGAGTGGCAGCGATAGTGCCGCCGATTACCACCAGCAAGCTGGCGCCGTCGAAATAGGCGCGGGCATCGTGCGCGGTCAGCGCAATGACCAGCCCGATCAGAATCAGGCCGAGGCCGAATCCGAGCAGAGTCGACAAATTCATGCGGTTCTCCCTGTCTGGCGCGACGGCTCGACTGCGCGGTGTAGCAATGACGGCGGCCGTTCAAGCGTGATGGCGAAACGGCTGCTGTTGCCAATCCAGTGACGGACACGTGCCGGCAACTCCCTGCGCCGCACACGGGGCTGACAGGGTATCGGCCGCGCCGAGCAAAA contains:
- a CDS encoding OmpA/MotB family protein; the protein is MNDGHKFAHLSALHQLYAIEHSEEPEENWVLSYLDVFALIATLFIVLTVLAQLKLEQQVAENQQQKKELQQSQQSVSALTEQISALTAPATDAAIAVLPATRPTSSSESLPESLTRLLAEQNWGDQIAIKAHDDYTELQIRDRVLFTSAAAELLPEGQSLLNRLVPLLGKTHGTIYIEGHTDNQPIDTPRFHSNWELAAARATNVLQFFADHGIPGARLRAVSVADTAPVASNADEAGRAQNRRVSLLIRQNESSPVQVATR
- a CDS encoding motility protein A, giving the protein MNLSTLLGFGLGLILIGLVIALTAHDARAYFDGASLLVVIGGTIAATLVSYPMAEVRRVLLSLRRAMHEEKLAPGRAIDELVEMAKHWNRGDAREVENRLQHSRNGFLRTGVQLLLDKAPPEDVMTLLQWRIARLKAKERAEAQIFRSMAAFAPAFGMVGTLLGLINMLQIMADRNLMEIGANMALALITTFYGLLLANLVFKPVAIKLERHTEQRVMLMTMVMEGISLLSQRRSPAVLRETLQSFIYHYDNELDAPPLEADEPDFNEAPANRVRTRQAGALI